One window of the Cryptococcus neoformans var. grubii H99 chromosome 12, complete sequence genome contains the following:
- a CDS encoding cyclin, giving the protein MPVAPTVKSARTTSVYERSCRASASPKSSRRSSSQTKAKIQAVAATIPQPRPVSQHRKVEEVMYFEEDYSEEIIAYMSSMDNSTLASAELMDMQPELQWFMRSYLIDFIIEVHQQFRLRPEVLYLAMNIVDRYISKRVVYKKHYQLVGCAALWIAAKFEDAKDKVPLVHELSEMCCKAYDESAFIQMEGHVLSTIGWVLGHPSAEAWLRVFSTGIRYEDQKVANMARFLMEITLFHREFIGIQSSIIAAGALMLARFICGKPYKPCFPNVPETVAARVSIAIDKRFSQELEKVSEIVIRKYAPTYYDRVSTICREWYLSGRRYTYNPVVPSTPVSGLSTPGLAPSCSSSWAKRDSWITGSPAGSCASSEAGDDTPVTPITPIYTHVIDPFSVAAKENIAPDAGKPMAKVIPRVHNVTAPRVMRRLSN; this is encoded by the exons ATGCCCGTTGCGCCTACAGTCAAGTCTGCTCGCACCACTTCCGTTTATGAGCGCAGCTGCCGAGCCTCCGCTTCCCCTAAGTCATCTCGGCGatcgtcttctcaaacCAAGGCCAAGATTCAAGCAGTTGCAGCCACGATCCCTCAACCGCGTCCTGTATCTCAGCACAGAAAGGTCGAGGAGGTGATGTACTTCGAGGAAGATTACAGTGAGGAAATCATTGCCTACATGAGCAGTATGGAC AACTCCACCCTTGCTTCTGCCGAGCTCATGGACATGCAGCCAGAACTTCAATGGTTCATGCGCTCTTATTTAATCGATTTTATCATTGAAGTTCACCAGCAATTCCGATTACGACCAGAGGTACTTTATCTCGCCATGAACATTGTTGATCGCTACATTTCCAAGCGTGTTGTCTACAAGAAACACTACCAGCTCGTCGGATGTGCTGCTCTCTGGATTGCTGCGAAGTTTGAAGATGCAAAGGACAAGGTCCCTTTGGTGCACGAGTTATCCGAGATGTGTTGTAAGGCGTACGATGAGAGCGCTTTCATTCAAATGGAAGGCCACGTCCTTTCCACTATTGGATGGGTTTTAGGCCACCCCTCCGCTGAGGCTTGGTTAAGGGTGTTCTCTACTGGAATTCGATATGAAGATCAGAAGGTTGCGAACATGGCCAGGTTCTTGATGGAGATTACCTTGTTTCACCGAGAGTTTATTGGGATCCAATCTTCAATCATTGCTGCAGGTGCTTTGATGCTCGCCAGGTTCATCTGTGGAAAGCCCTATAAG CCTTGCTTCCCCAACGTCCCTGAGACCGTCGCTGCCCGAGTGTCCATTGCTATTGACAAGAGATTTTCGCAAGAGCTCGAGAAAGTGTCAGAAATCGTCATTCGAAAATATGCGCCGACGTACTACGACCGCGTCTCTACCATCTGTCGTGAATGGTATTTGTCCGGCCGACGATATACTTACAACCCTGTTGTGCCTTCCACCCCCGTCTCCGGTCTTTCAACTCCGGGCCTCGCACCTTCATGTTCATCATCTTGGGCTAAGCGTGATTCATGGATAACAGGCTCTCCCGCGGGTTCTTGCGCTTCCTCGGAAGCTGGGGATGATACCCCAGTCACACCTATCACCCCTATCTACACTCATGTTATCGACCCATTTTCCGTTGCAGCAAAAGAGAATATTGCCCCAGATGCCGGAAAGCCGATGGCTAAGGTTATTCCCCGGGTTCACAATGTGACGGCTCCTCGCGTTATGAGACGGCTAAGCAATTAG
- a CDS encoding protein transporter SEC24 — MAPRTRYAIDPSLTGRPLAPAPQQQQWQQPEYIQAAPPGYQPERYQQQAHLDPNSIPQLHNVPENDILPSGPYAPTQSNYPAIHPSQQLQPKQQQEMQSPRATPPPNHIPQPPHSSGPTMSGMRVRIDPSQVPNPIEAQELDQNLYEDEDFLSCQTRGLIPLVGTDYRGVDQGNSLPRHLRATLPCIPSNGQLLDTTALPFGVLVQPFAPLRYDEAPVPCVSSWVSGQSAFDPPAFKGETWGAEGEGDEQGLPRCDKCRGYINPWIRFVDGGRKWTCNLCGGLNEVPSQYFCHLAPNGQRLDHAERPELQFGTVDFPVPPSYWAQQPPSGSLLDSIDSDALASTAHDLLGGLQASLGQSQPHIPTGKEQREKEREKEKERKKFRKPTALSRVFVLDVSAHAGESGVARQVCEGIRKAIYGSKESGNEEEELLGEGQRIGFVSVGETVSFWNLSSHLHAPSQAVVSDLDDMFIPFTAGFLVDPQESRAQIERLLELLPNLAEQGREGGRVAAGSAVVGALAGLKHTGGQINLFLTSLTTHGLGTLTTRENPDYYNTDKERTLFTPSEWYLTTADQLAEAGVGVNLFLFPSAYTDIASLGALAAGTGGETFFHPRFDVVRDREKIHSELLQVLTRETAYNVTVRVRCSNGLRVSDHLGNFYQRSLTDLEYATIDSAKSFTAVLKHEHRLDDRQPAFIQVAILYTSKEGERRVRCLNMSFVITSMIGNVFKFADQEACVAVLLKAGLSQVTQRSLRDIRKSLTDRANRVLLMYRKHCAPAVQHGQLILPEGFKLLPLYALCMTKSKPIKGGSVSSDVRMHYTRHIKALSPTRVLMLLYPRLLAIHDLTPTAGFADSNTGRLVLPRFMRNSHSWMVAEGAYLMINGEIAMLWLGQAVSPQIINDLYGVDNLEDLDIRITRLPNLPTLLSTQIRNILTHLSSPHLVDQQLPVIIVRQNMDGAEVEFANQLVEDSNNDALSYTDYLMTAHREITNDLSGGKGDSWRPW; from the exons ATGGCACCCCGCACAAGATACGCCATAGATCCCTCATTAACCGGCCGTCCGCTGGCCCCAGCAcctcagcagcaacaaTGGCAGCAACCAGAGTACATTCAAGCAGCACCGCCGGGCTATCAGCCTGAAAGGTACCAGCAGCAGGCGCACTTGGACCCAAACTCAATCCCTCAATTGCATAATGTCCCCGAAAATGATATTCTACCAAGCGGACCATATGCTCCTACGCAGTCCAATTATCCCGCGATACATCCTTCACAACAGTTACAGCCGAAACAACAGCAAGAAATGCAGTCGCCGAGGGCTACTCCACCTCCAAACCATATTCCGCAGCCGCCTCATTCTTCCGGACCCACTATGAGCGGGATGAGGGTTAGGATTGATCCAAGTCAAGTGCCAAATCCTATTGAAGCTCAAGAGCTGGATCAAAACTTGtacgaggacgaggactTTTTAAGTTGTCAAACGCGTGGTCTGATTCCACTGGTAGGGACTGACTACAGGGGCGTGGATCAAG GCAATTCGCTgcctcgtcatcttcgAGCTACGCTTCCATGCATTCCGTCAAATGGTCAGCTTCTCGACACTactgctcttcctttcgGTGTCCTGGTTCAACCTTTTGCACCGTTGCGATACGACGAGGCCCCTGTTCCATGCGTTTCCAGCTGGGTTTCAGGGCAAAGCGCTTTCGATCCCCCAGCGTTTAAGGGTGAAACATGGGGAGCggagggggaaggggaCGAGCAGGGGCTACCGAGGTGTGACAAATGCAGAGGGTACATCAACCCATGGATTAGATTCGTCgatggtggaagaaagTGGACGTGTAACTTATGCGGAGGTCTCAATGAGG TGCCCTCGCAGTACTTCTGCCATCTCGCTCCCAATGGCCAACGTCTTGATCATGCTGAAAGGCCGGAACTTCAATTTGGCACTGTTGACTTTCCTGTACCTCCTTCGTACTGGGCTCAGCAACCTCCTTCTGGGTCTTTACTCGACTCCATCGACTCGGACGCGCTCGCTTCGACAGCGCATGATCTTTTGGGTGGTCTGCAAGCGTCTCTTGGGCAAAGTCAGCCCCATATTCCTACTGGCAAAGAACagcgagaaaaagaaagggagaaggaaaaggagaggaagaagttcAGAAAGCCCACTGCGTTGAGCCGAGTTTTCGTTCTTGATGTCAGCGCACATGCGGGAGAAAGTGGAGTTGCCAGACAAGTTTGTGAGGGGATCAGAAAGGCTATCTACGGAAGCAAGGAAAGCgggaatgaagaagaggagctgCTAGGAGAAGGACAACGAATTGGATTCGTGTCTGTGGGAGAGACTGTATCTTTCTGGAACCTTTCC TCCCATCTGCATGCGCCATCACAGGCAGTCGTTTCAGATCTCGATGACATGTTCATACCCTTTACCGCTGGCTTCCTTGTTGATCCGCAAGAATCTCGTGCGCAAATTGAGCGTCTATTGGAACTTTTGCCGAACTTGGCGgagcaaggaagagaaggtgggAGGGTCGCCGCTGGctctgctgttgttggagCTTTGGCTGGTCTT AAGCACACCGGGGGCCAGatcaatctctttctcaCTTCCTTGACTACACATGGTCTTGGTACCCTTACGACACGAGAGAATCCCGACTATTACAACACCGACAAAGAACGGACACTCTTCACTCCTTCAGAATGGTATCTCACCACGGCCGACCAACTTGCCGAAGCAGGTGTCGGCGTtaatctcttcttgttcccCAGCGCTTATACCGATATTGCCAGCCTCGGTGCCCTCGCTGCCGGAACAGGAGGTGAGACATTTTTTCACCCCAGGTTTGATGTGGTCAGAGACAGGGAGAAAATTCATAGCGAACTTCTTCAGGTGCTCACTCGCGAGACGGCTTACAATGTTACTGTGCGAGTGAGATGTTCCAACGGTCTCCGCGTCTCTGACCACCTGGGTAATTTCTATCAACGTTCGCTCACCGACTTGGAATACGCTACGATTGACTCTGCCAAATCGTTCACTGCTGTGCTCAAACACGAACATCGGCTAGACGATCGGCAACCTGCGTTCATTCAAGTTGCTATCCTTTACACTAGTAAAGAAGGCGAACGAAGGGTTCGATGTCTGAATATGAGCTTTGTGATTACTAGTATGATTGGCAATGTGTTCAAATTTGCCGACCAAGAAGCGTGTGTAGCTGTCCTTCTCAAGGCTGGGTTATCACAGGTTACACAGAGAAGCTTGAGAGACATCCGGAAGTCTTTGACGGATAGGGCGAACAGAGTGTTACTGATGTACAGGAAGCACTGCGCACCTGCTGTCCAGCACGGTCAG CTCATATTACCGGAAGGTTTCAAGCTTCTGCCCTTATACGCACTGTGTATGACCAAGTCAAAACCCATCAAAG GTGGGAGCGTCTCCTCTGATGTTCGAATGCACTACACTCGCCACATCAAAGCTCTCTCACCAACCCGTGTCCTCATGCTCCTTTATCCTCGATTGTTAGCTATCCACGACCTTACACCCACTGCCGGCTTTGCCGACTCTAACACTGGACGTCTAGTATTACCTCGCTTTATGCGCAACAGTCATAGTTGGATGGTAGCGGAGGGCGCTTATCTAATGATTAACGGAGAGATTGCTATGCTCTGGCTCGGTCAAGCTGTCAGCCCTCAGATCATCAATGATCTTTACGGTGTAGACAACCTTGAAGACCTCGACATCCGCATAACGCGATTACCCAACTTGCCGACCCTTCTGTCTACGCAAATCCGGAACATCCTCACACATCTTTCATCCCCCCATCTTGTCGAtcagcaattgccggtcaTAATTGTTAGGCAAAATATGGATGGTGCCGAAGTGGAATTTGCCAACCAGCTAGTTGAAGATAGCAACAATGATGCTCTAAGTTATACTGACT ACTTAATGACGGCGCACAGGGAGATCACAAACGACCTTAGCGGCGGGAAGGGCGACAGCTGGAGACCGTGGTAG
- a CDS encoding large subunit ribosomal protein L13e, whose translation MVKHNNQLQKNHFHKDWQRRVKTWFDQPGKKKSRRVARSKKALASGAAPLQRLRPAVRCPTQRYNIRIREGRGFTTSELKLAGIRRKEALSLGISVDPRRRSKSEEGQKLNVERLKEYKSRLVVFPKKAGKPKAGDATGDDLTAHITRDSIPLPASYTAEAPRAITDEEKESNAFTTLRLARAAQRNEGQRKKRLAEKEAAEKAK comes from the exons ATGGTCAAGCACAACAACCAGCTTCAAAAGAACCACTTCCACAAGGACTGGCAGAGGCGTGTCAAGACCTGG TTCGACCAGCccggcaagaagaagtctCGACGAGTTGCTAGGAGCAAGAAGGCCCTCGCCTCTGGCGCTGCCCCTCTCCAGCGACTCCGACCCGCTGTCCGATGCCCTACCCAGAGGTACAACATCCGTATCAGGG AGGGCCGTGGTTTCACCACCTCTGAGCTCAAGCTCGCTGGTatcaggaggaaggaggctTTGTCCCTCGGCATCTCCGTTGACCCCCGACGAAGGTCCAAGTCTGAGGAGGGCCAGAAGCTCAACGTCGAGAGGCTCAAGGAGTACAAGTCTAGGTTGGTCGTCTTCCCCAAGAAGGCTGGCAAGCCCAAGGCTGGTGACGCAACC GGTGACGACCTCACCGCCCACATCACCCGTGActccatccctctccccgCCTCTTACACCGCCGAGGCTCCTCGTGCCATTAccgacgaggagaaggagtcCAACGCTTTCACCACCCTCCGACTTGCTCGTGCTGCTCAGAGGAACGAAGgtcagaggaagaagaggctcgctgagaaggaggctgcCGAAAAGGCTAAGTAA
- a CDS encoding tricarboxylate carrier: protein MAPMEKGFSWSNIAVGATMNMFEVTTLGQPLEVLKTQMAANRSQTMGQAFQTVWSRGGIKGFYQGLIPWAWIEASTKGGVLIFTSAEIEKAAVKGFNLSPAAAGMLGGIGGGVAQAYATMGFCTCMKTVEITRHKQMSAGAPVESTFKVFLDIYKREGLAGINKGVNAVAVRQATNWGSRFGFARLAEAGLRNIKGIKEGEKLGAMDKILASTLGGALATWNQPIEVVRVEMQSALKSQDPARPAKKTVLNTLSYIYKTNGLKGLYRGVAPRIGLGAWQTICMVSFADYVKAFIGTSK, encoded by the exons ATGGCCCCCATGGAGAAAGGTTTCAGCTGGTCCAACATCGCTGTTG GTGCCACTATGAACATGTTCGAAGTCACCACCCTTGGTCAGCCTCTAGAGGTGCTCAAGACCCAAATGGCCGCCAACCGAAGTCAAACTATGGGCCAGGCTTTCCAGACTGTCTGGAGTCGAGGAGGTATCAAGGGCTTTTATCAGGGTTTGATACCTTGG GCCTGGATCGAAGCTTCCACTAAGGGTGGTGTGCTTATCTTCACTTCTGCCGAGATCGAGAAGGCTGCCGTCAAGGGTTTCAACCTGTcccctgctgctgctggtatGCTTGGTGGTATCGGTGGTGGTGTCGCCCAGGCGTACGCTACCATGG GTTTCTGTACTTGCATGAAGACAGTTGAAATCACCCGACACAAGCAGATGTCCGCTGGTGCCCCTGTCGAATCTACTTTCAAAGTCTTCCTTGATATTTACAAGCGTGAGGGTCTCGCCGGTATTAACAAGGGTGTGAACGCTGTCGCTGTTCGACAAGCTACCAATTGGGGTTCTCGTTTCGGTTTTGCCCGACTTGCTGAGGCAGGACTGAGAAATATCAAGGGGatcaaggaaggagagaagctTGGCGCGATGGATAAGATTTTGGCGAGTACGCTTGGTGGTGCTTTGGCTACTTGGAACCAGCCTATTGAGGTTGTCCGTGTAGAG ATGCAATCCGCTCTTAAATCCCAAGACCCCGCTCGACCGGCCAAGAAGACTGTTCTCAACACCCTCTCTTACATTTACAAGACCAACGGTCTCAAAGGTCTTTACAGGGGTGTTGCGCCCCGAATTGGCTTGGGAGCTTGGCAAACTATCTGTATGGTCAGCTTTGCTGATTACGTCAAGGCTTT CATCGGCACCTCTAAGTAA
- a CDS encoding glucosamine-6-phosphate deaminase, with product MRLTVRDTKEQVGNYIGDYIANRINSFVPTPEHKNFVLGLPTGSSPLPVYKRLVELYNEKKVSFKDVVTFNMDEYVGIPRDHPESYHTFMFKNFFSLIDINPNNTHVLNGEAEDLYQECEDYEASIKAVGGIDLFLGGIGADGHIAFNEPGSSLTSRTRIKTLAYETILDNCRFFNNDLSLVPRMALTVGVQTVMDAREVVLVVTGQNKSLALSQMIEGAVNHMVTASALQTHPWALVVCDEDATLELRVKTVKYFKSIEKVQDEVEAKYGPVASVRLGLRGPTAA from the exons ATGAGACTGACTGTTCGAGACACCAAAGAGCAAGTCGGCAACTAC ATCGGGGACTACATTGCCAATCGTATAAACTCCTTTGTACCCACTCCAGAACACAAGAACTTTGTTCTTGGACTTCCTACAGGCTCATCCCCTTTACCCGTGTATAAGCGATTGGTGGAGCTTTACaatgagaagaaagtgaGCTTTAAGGATGTAGTTACGT TCAACATGGACGAATACGTCGGGATTCCCCGTGATCACCCCGAGTCATACCACACGTTTATGTTTAAAaatttcttctcccttatTGACATCAA CCCCAATAACACACACGTTTTGAATGGTGAAGCTGAAGATCTCTACCAGGAATGTGAAGATTACGAAGCTTCCATTAAGGCTGTTGGCGGTATCGATCTCTTTTTGGGAGGGATCGGCGCTGATGGGCATATCGCGTTCAATGAG CCTGGATCATCTCTTACTTCCAGGACACGAATTAAGACTCTTGCCTACGAGACCATCCTTGACAACTGCCGGTTCTTCAACAATGACCTCTCCCTCGTACCCCGCATGGCACTCACTGTCGGCGTTCAGACAGTCATGGATGCCAGAGAGGTTGTACTTGTGGTTACTGGTCAGAACAAGAGCTTGGCATTGAGCCAGATGATTGAAGGCGCGGTGAATCATATGGTCACTGCTAGTGCTTTGCAGACACATCCCTGGGCTTTGGTCGTTTGCGA TGAGGATGCCACGCTTGAGCTTCGAGTCAAGACTGTCAAGTACTTCAAGTCTATCGAAAAGGTGCAAGATGAGGTCGAGGCCAAGTACGGTCCCGTTGCTTCGGTTCGATTGGGATTGAGGGGTCCTACAGCAGCATAG